One window from the genome of Streptomyces sp. WZ-12 encodes:
- a CDS encoding RidA family protein: MATIDVFSYDVPAESDFGYSQAIKSGELVHVSGQLSFDAAGEILHAGDFAAQLKQTHANMDKVLEHYGAARNQVVSQTLYMVNLRQNAAATAEGNLGYFGDHRPASTVVGITELTLPGQVIEISFVIDTELPA, from the coding sequence GTGGCCACCATTGATGTCTTCAGCTACGACGTGCCGGCTGAAAGCGACTTCGGCTACTCACAGGCGATCAAGTCCGGCGAGCTGGTTCACGTCTCCGGACAGCTCTCGTTCGATGCGGCAGGCGAGATCCTGCACGCGGGCGACTTCGCCGCCCAGCTCAAGCAGACCCACGCCAACATGGACAAGGTCCTGGAACACTACGGCGCCGCCCGGAACCAGGTCGTCTCACAGACCCTGTACATGGTGAACCTGCGGCAGAATGCCGCGGCGACGGCGGAGGGCAACCTGGGGTACTTCGGCGACCACCGCCCGGCCAGCACGGTCGTGGGCATCACCGAACTGACCTTGCCCGGCCAGGTCATCGAAATCAGCTTCGTCATCGACACGGAACTGCCCGCTTGA
- a CDS encoding AAA family ATPase, translated as MPLAVLLVGLTGSGKTTVAKALADHGYIRLSVDEEVHRPASTHRPKTKK; from the coding sequence GTGCCCCTCGCCGTTCTTCTGGTCGGCCTGACCGGCTCCGGGAAGACCACCGTCGCCAAGGCCCTGGCAGACCACGGCTACATCCGGCTGTCCGTGGACGAGGAAGTGCACCGCCCCGCTTCGACCCACCGGCCGAAGACGAAGAAGTGA
- a CDS encoding TetR/AcrR family transcriptional regulator, protein MTTTPLRKDAARNWDRIVTVARALVDQGTALQLNDVARRAELGVGTVYRHFATPEALLETVATRCLESLVAHAEQALTDNDPWRALEGFLLRTVEAQVTDASLAPVAAATTDALPRTTELKSALRSAGATLLDRARSAGVMRPDVTAADLVPLMCGIAHAVHVHGGTPVDRIDTAHRYLATLLEGLRAAPPQA, encoded by the coding sequence ATGACGACGACGCCCCTACGCAAGGATGCCGCCCGCAACTGGGACCGGATCGTCACCGTCGCCCGTGCCCTGGTCGACCAGGGCACGGCGTTGCAGCTCAACGACGTCGCCCGCCGCGCCGAACTCGGAGTCGGCACCGTCTACCGGCACTTCGCCACGCCCGAGGCGCTGCTGGAGACCGTCGCCACCCGCTGCCTGGAATCCCTGGTCGCCCACGCCGAACAGGCACTCACCGACAACGACCCCTGGCGCGCGCTGGAAGGCTTCCTGCTCCGCACCGTCGAGGCACAGGTCACCGACGCCTCCCTGGCCCCGGTCGCCGCCGCAACCACGGACGCCCTGCCGCGCACCACGGAACTCAAATCGGCGCTTCGCTCGGCCGGCGCCACACTGCTCGACCGAGCCCGGAGCGCCGGGGTGATGCGCCCCGACGTGACCGCCGCCGACCTCGTCCCGCTCATGTGCGGCATCGCGCACGCCGTCCATGTGCACGGCGGCACGCCCGTCGACCGGATCGACACCGCACATCGCTACCTGGCCACCCTGCTTGAGGGCCTCCGAGCGGCACCCCCACAGGCATGA
- the istA gene encoding IS21 family transposase — MEIFEALDATECVYSAAQLAGVDPKTVRRYARMRDRGMPVDGPIVRPKLIDPFMPKIEEWVERSQGKVRADKLHERLQLLGFTGDERTTRRAVAKAKERWKAGHRRTYRPWIAEPALWCQFDWGWGPKVPGPGGGEPRQTLLFCAWLAWSRYRVVVPAWDRSLGTLISCIDSMLRQFGGVPTYALTDNEKTVTIDRVAGVAVRHPQVVGTGRHYGVQVHTCVPFDPESKGGSEATVRIAKADLVPTDANLLGEYDSFTELRGACAVFCQQVNQRIHRETGKTPAAMLDIEKKRLHPLPEAPHTLALGESRQVLKDQTVRFGSVRYSTPPGLVGSEAWVRADGDELVIVVDLSRLAHRPEWMHGPAGLVEVARHQLSLPGRPVIDLTHYPNHPQDMDGGPRQPKPKPSTDAEKAFLDLGPGAKSWLIEAAAAGTSRMRVKMAAAVELAALVGVGEVDIALGLAATAGRFAEEDLMSIVQHRRHGSRPADLVVADEAHSVQPGTSAWADFGRVKPA, encoded by the coding sequence ATGGAGATCTTCGAGGCGTTGGATGCCACCGAGTGCGTGTACTCGGCGGCTCAGCTGGCGGGGGTTGATCCCAAGACCGTGCGCCGGTACGCACGGATGAGGGACAGGGGGATGCCCGTCGACGGACCGATCGTCCGCCCGAAGCTGATCGACCCGTTCATGCCGAAGATCGAGGAGTGGGTCGAACGTTCGCAGGGCAAGGTCCGTGCCGACAAGCTCCACGAACGCCTGCAACTACTGGGTTTCACCGGTGATGAGCGCACGACCCGCCGGGCGGTGGCGAAGGCGAAGGAACGGTGGAAGGCCGGCCACCGCAGAACGTATCGCCCATGGATCGCTGAACCTGCGCTCTGGTGCCAATTCGACTGGGGTTGGGGACCGAAAGTGCCTGGCCCAGGCGGTGGCGAGCCCCGCCAAACGCTGTTGTTCTGCGCGTGGTTGGCGTGGTCCCGTTACCGGGTGGTGGTCCCGGCCTGGGACCGGTCGCTGGGCACGCTGATCTCGTGCATCGACTCCATGCTGCGGCAGTTCGGTGGGGTCCCGACCTATGCGCTGACCGACAACGAGAAGACCGTCACCATCGACCGCGTCGCCGGTGTCGCCGTCCGCCACCCTCAGGTGGTGGGCACGGGCCGCCACTACGGCGTGCAAGTGCACACATGCGTCCCCTTCGATCCGGAATCCAAGGGCGGTTCGGAGGCCACGGTCCGCATCGCGAAGGCCGACCTGGTGCCCACTGATGCCAATCTGCTGGGCGAGTACGACAGTTTCACCGAACTCCGCGGGGCCTGCGCGGTGTTCTGCCAGCAGGTCAACCAGCGCATCCACCGCGAGACCGGCAAGACGCCGGCGGCCATGCTCGACATCGAAAAGAAGCGGCTTCATCCGTTGCCCGAGGCCCCCCACACCCTCGCGTTGGGCGAGTCGAGGCAGGTCCTCAAGGACCAGACGGTCCGCTTCGGATCGGTCCGCTACTCGACCCCGCCGGGCCTGGTCGGTTCCGAAGCCTGGGTTCGTGCCGACGGCGACGAGTTGGTCATCGTCGTCGACCTGTCCCGCCTTGCCCACCGGCCCGAGTGGATGCACGGCCCCGCCGGCTTGGTGGAAGTCGCCCGGCACCAACTCTCCCTGCCCGGACGGCCGGTGATCGACCTGACCCACTACCCCAACCACCCCCAGGACATGGACGGTGGTCCCCGCCAGCCCAAACCCAAGCCCAGCACGGACGCGGAGAAAGCATTCCTCGACCTCGGCCCGGGGGCCAAGTCGTGGCTGATCGAAGCCGCCGCGGCCGGCACCAGCAGGATGCGGGTCAAGATGGCCGCCGCCGTCGAACTGGCCGCTCTGGTCGGTGTCGGCGAGGTCGACATCGCCCTCGGGCTCGCGGCGACCGCCGGACGGTTCGCCGAAGAGGACCTCATGTCCATCGTCCAACACCGCCGCCACGGTTCCCGCCCCGCCGACCTGGTCGTCGCCGATGAGGCCCACTCCGTCCAACCCGGCACCTCCGCCTGGGCCGACTTCGGCCGCGTCAAACCCGCCTGA
- a CDS encoding ScbR family autoregulator-binding transcription factor: protein MAQQDRAIRTRRVILEAAAAIFDDRGYDRATIAEVLERAGVTKGALYFHFASKEQLALAVLDEHVLDIIVEPQPVKLQEFVDAGQILAHRLRSDPIQRGAARLLVEQGSKHLHRKQSMLTWTQFVEALLNEARDRGEVLESVDVRATAELFVGAFAGVQILSHALTDRADLCHRLTVFFEHTLPSIAPPAILARLKLDPERGEKLDAALQEKTLLQV from the coding sequence GTGGCACAACAGGACCGCGCGATCCGGACCCGGCGAGTGATCTTGGAAGCAGCGGCGGCGATCTTCGACGACCGGGGATACGACCGTGCCACCATCGCCGAAGTCCTTGAGCGCGCCGGCGTGACGAAGGGCGCCCTGTATTTCCACTTCGCCTCCAAGGAACAGCTCGCACTCGCGGTCCTGGACGAGCACGTGCTGGACATCATCGTGGAACCACAGCCGGTCAAACTGCAGGAGTTCGTCGACGCGGGACAGATACTGGCGCACCGGCTGCGTAGCGACCCCATCCAGCGGGGAGCAGCCCGACTGCTCGTCGAACAAGGATCCAAGCATCTTCATCGCAAGCAGTCGATGCTCACGTGGACCCAGTTCGTCGAGGCCCTGCTCAACGAGGCACGCGACCGCGGTGAAGTCCTGGAAAGCGTCGACGTACGCGCTACCGCGGAACTGTTCGTCGGCGCGTTCGCCGGGGTGCAGATCCTGTCGCACGCGCTGACCGACCGCGCCGATCTCTGCCACCGACTGACCGTGTTCTTCGAACACACCCTCCCCAGCATCGCACCGCCCGCCATACTCGCCAGGCTCAAACTCGACCCGGAGCGCGGGGAAAAGCTGGACGCAGCACTCCAGGAAAAAACTCTGCTGCAGGTCTAA
- a CDS encoding SDR family oxidoreductase, whose amino-acid sequence MSDLNGKTALVTGASRGIGRGIAQRLAHDGALVAVHYHRNDAAAKETLASIEEAGGRAFAIKAELGVPGDAQALLAAFDAELAAHGAEPGLDILVNNAATRFSGRIHEATEEEFDQTVAINIKAPFFIIQHGLRRMRDGGRIINVSSAVTRTAHPSSVAYGVSKGGLDTLTLTLAKELGGRGITVNTIAPGWIETHVTEARCATPEGRAALAAYSVFNRVGRPSDIADVAAFLASDDSRWITGQRIDTTGGSTL is encoded by the coding sequence ATGAGTGACCTCAACGGAAAGACCGCGCTGGTGACGGGAGCCAGCCGAGGCATCGGCCGAGGCATCGCCCAGCGCCTCGCACACGACGGTGCGCTGGTCGCCGTCCACTACCACCGCAACGACGCCGCGGCGAAGGAAACGCTCGCCAGCATCGAGGAGGCCGGCGGACGGGCGTTCGCCATCAAGGCGGAACTGGGAGTGCCCGGTGATGCTCAGGCTCTTTTGGCTGCCTTCGACGCCGAACTCGCCGCGCACGGTGCCGAGCCAGGTCTCGACATACTCGTGAACAACGCAGCAACCAGGTTCTCCGGCCGCATACACGAGGCTACGGAGGAGGAGTTCGACCAGACCGTCGCGATCAACATCAAGGCGCCGTTCTTCATCATTCAGCATGGCCTGCGCCGGATGCGGGACGGCGGACGCATCATCAACGTCTCGTCGGCGGTGACGCGTACGGCGCACCCATCATCCGTCGCCTACGGCGTCTCCAAAGGCGGCTTGGACACCCTCACGCTCACCCTTGCCAAGGAACTCGGCGGGCGCGGGATCACGGTGAACACCATCGCCCCTGGCTGGATCGAGACCCATGTGACCGAAGCACGGTGCGCGACGCCCGAGGGGCGGGCGGCACTGGCGGCCTATTCGGTTTTCAACCGTGTCGGTCGGCCCTCCGACATCGCCGACGTCGCCGCCTTCCTCGCCTCCGACGACTCCCGCTGGATCACCGGCCAGCGCATCGACACCACCGGCGGCTCCACGCTCTAA
- a CDS encoding winged helix-turn-helix transcriptional regulator produces MVTKQLLKGLPEDADLRRADSLAREIFSDVADKWALLIIEALGERTLRFSELRNEVEGISHKMLTQNLRMLERNGLVDCQVHPTVPPRVEYTLTAPGRDLRTAVDAICGWTHQHLGHIESAHGRFDA; encoded by the coding sequence ATGGTGACCAAGCAACTGCTCAAAGGTCTGCCCGAGGACGCTGACCTGCGGCGCGCGGACTCCCTGGCGCGGGAGATCTTCTCGGACGTCGCCGACAAGTGGGCGCTCCTGATCATCGAGGCGCTCGGCGAGCGCACCCTGCGCTTCAGCGAGCTGCGGAACGAGGTCGAGGGCATCAGCCACAAGATGCTCACCCAGAACCTGCGCATGCTGGAGCGCAATGGCCTGGTCGACTGCCAGGTGCACCCCACCGTGCCGCCGCGTGTCGAGTACACCCTCACCGCGCCGGGCCGGGACCTGCGCACCGCGGTCGACGCCATATGCGGCTGGACCCACCAGCACCTGGGTCACATCGAGAGTGCACACGGCCGTTTCGACGCCTGA
- a CDS encoding FAD-dependent oxidoreductase has translation MGGGISGLIAARVLAGHFERVTVLEQDTVTADTGYRTGVPQARHTHALLARGAHILEQLFPGLREELAAQGASVFDLGASARVLFPSGWAPRTHIGVLVQNATRPALEGCLRRRVLALEPVSIRSGWRVQDLCWDATHRRVTGVVAASTGEVLQHPAALGPRQAAGAGLQPIAADLVVHAAGRNSRLAEWLHQAGYPAPASRTIRSSTTYASRLFKAPPGTMNGYHILGGTPHAPDVRRAGGVQAVEGGAVIVTLLGAGGEVPPGDEPGFLAYARSLPHPDIAEIITTSTPVGPIYRALRLDNRWVLYHRMPCWPERLLVLGDAVCSFNPVYGQGMTMAALEAQLLGRMLGRADYVRDLSGIAPRFQRRLARALAVPWAVATSTDLGWAPGRSSPTARLTRWYGDHLIALIPHSPRIYQSVYQVAQMVRSPVALLHPAVLGSVTRRAIQPHHRRKP, from the coding sequence GTGGGCGGAGGAATCAGCGGTCTGATCGCCGCCCGGGTCCTGGCCGGCCACTTCGAGCGGGTGACCGTCCTGGAACAGGACACCGTCACGGCAGACACCGGCTACCGTACGGGCGTGCCACAGGCGCGCCATACACATGCGTTGCTGGCCCGGGGCGCTCACATCCTGGAACAGCTCTTCCCTGGCCTTCGTGAAGAACTGGCCGCGCAGGGCGCGTCCGTCTTCGACCTGGGCGCATCGGCTCGTGTCCTGTTCCCCTCCGGCTGGGCCCCCCGGACGCACATCGGCGTTCTTGTCCAGAACGCCACCCGACCCGCGCTGGAGGGCTGTCTGCGGCGAAGAGTTCTGGCGCTCGAACCGGTGTCGATCCGATCAGGATGGCGGGTTCAGGATCTTTGCTGGGATGCAACTCACCGCCGCGTCACGGGGGTTGTGGCCGCTTCGACGGGCGAGGTCCTGCAGCACCCGGCCGCCCTGGGGCCGCGACAGGCCGCGGGGGCCGGGCTCCAGCCGATCGCAGCGGACCTGGTCGTGCACGCCGCGGGCCGCAACTCCCGCCTGGCGGAGTGGCTGCATCAAGCCGGGTACCCCGCACCGGCCTCCCGTACCATCCGGTCCAGCACGACCTACGCGTCCCGGCTGTTCAAGGCCCCACCCGGCACCATGAACGGCTACCACATTCTGGGCGGGACCCCCCATGCCCCGGACGTGCGCCGAGCGGGCGGCGTGCAGGCCGTGGAAGGCGGGGCGGTCATTGTCACGCTGCTCGGTGCCGGGGGCGAGGTCCCACCCGGGGACGAACCGGGCTTCCTCGCCTACGCCCGCTCGCTGCCCCATCCTGACATCGCCGAAATCATCACCACCAGTACTCCTGTCGGACCCATCTACCGTGCCCTGCGGCTGGACAACCGCTGGGTCCTGTACCACCGCATGCCGTGCTGGCCGGAGCGCCTGCTGGTCCTCGGAGACGCGGTCTGCTCCTTCAATCCGGTGTACGGCCAGGGCATGACGATGGCGGCTCTCGAGGCCCAGCTGCTCGGCCGGATGCTGGGGCGGGCGGACTACGTCCGCGACCTGAGCGGGATCGCTCCGCGGTTCCAGCGTCGTCTTGCCCGCGCCCTTGCCGTCCCCTGGGCCGTGGCAACCAGCACCGACCTCGGCTGGGCCCCGGGAAGGTCCTCGCCCACGGCCCGCCTCACCCGCTGGTACGGGGACCATCTCATCGCCCTCATTCCCCACAGCCCCCGCATCTACCAGAGCGTGTATCAGGTGGCGCAGATGGTCAGATCCCCCGTGGCGCTTCTGCACCCCGCCGTCCTGGGCAGCGTCACACGACGCGCTATCCAGCCTCATCACCGGCGCAAACCGTGA
- a CDS encoding transposase has protein sequence MVTYPCVLDLLHALVEWVTMLIVTQEGDRHCKLRPSGRALVALVYLREHTTLAKIAAGFQISEATAHSYVHSVTELLATKAPSLTRALRKAKPEYVLVDGTIAECDRVGDSRADYSGKARRHGVNTQAVTDPTGEVLWYSPALPGRTVDITAARTHHIMTVCQRLKIPTLADTAYVGAGGTVCTPFKRHSGRELTVQQKNVNRAHSRLRSPVERAFARLKSWRIFRRARCSPNRLTSMTKAILTLEQHR, from the coding sequence TTGGTTACCTATCCTTGCGTACTGGACCTACTGCACGCACTCGTGGAGTGGGTCACCATGCTCATCGTCACCCAGGAGGGTGACCGCCACTGCAAGCTTCGTCCGTCGGGACGGGCCCTGGTGGCGCTGGTCTACCTGCGCGAGCACACCACTCTCGCCAAGATCGCCGCAGGCTTCCAGATCAGCGAAGCCACCGCCCACTCCTACGTACACAGTGTGACGGAGCTCCTCGCCACCAAGGCTCCGTCCCTGACCCGAGCGCTTCGCAAAGCCAAGCCCGAGTACGTCCTGGTGGACGGCACCATCGCCGAATGCGACCGCGTCGGAGATAGCCGAGCAGACTACTCCGGCAAGGCCAGACGTCACGGAGTGAACACCCAAGCCGTCACCGATCCAACCGGCGAGGTGCTCTGGTACTCGCCCGCACTGCCCGGCCGAACAGTGGACATCACCGCGGCGCGGACCCACCACATCATGACAGTGTGTCAGCGATTGAAGATCCCGACCTTGGCGGACACGGCATACGTAGGAGCCGGCGGAACCGTATGCACACCGTTCAAACGGCACAGCGGCCGCGAGTTGACAGTGCAACAGAAGAACGTCAACCGAGCGCATTCCCGTCTCCGCAGCCCTGTTGAGCGAGCCTTCGCCCGACTCAAGTCCTGGCGCATCTTCCGTCGAGCCCGCTGCAGCCCCAACCGACTCACGTCAATGACCAAGGCCATCCTCACTCTGGAGCAGCACCGCTGA
- a CDS encoding RCC1 domain-containing protein: MLASSSALAAGRRHSVGRRWDGTVLAVGNTAAAECRVEGWEDVVAVAAGNVHAATNTGRSHTVGLRSDGTVLATGWNGDGQCDLAGWRGVTAVAAGWRRTLGLLANGRVLAVGRSSEGQCDVQSWREMIALSCGDWHSVGIRSDGSALAAGNNRRGQCAVEGWHDLAAISAGYLHTVGLRADGRAVATGDQATGACEVDEWEDVVALGAGSYHTVGVTASGRVLAAGDNSYGQCEVGGWRDIVAVAAGSTHTLGLRANGTVVTVGNNADGQREVDDWSGVHLP, encoded by the coding sequence ATGCTCGCTAGCTCGTCGGCGCTGGCGGCCGGAAGGCGTCATTCGGTCGGACGGCGCTGGGATGGAACCGTTCTCGCCGTGGGCAATACCGCAGCCGCTGAATGTCGTGTCGAGGGCTGGGAAGACGTCGTCGCGGTGGCAGCTGGCAACGTCCATGCCGCGACGAACACGGGCAGGTCTCATACGGTGGGACTCCGGTCGGACGGCACGGTGCTGGCAACGGGGTGGAATGGCGATGGGCAATGTGATCTCGCCGGATGGCGAGGCGTCACGGCCGTGGCCGCAGGCTGGCGCCGCACACTCGGGCTACTCGCCAATGGCCGCGTGCTGGCAGTTGGCCGGAGTTCAGAAGGGCAATGCGACGTGCAGTCCTGGCGCGAGATGATCGCCCTCTCGTGTGGTGACTGGCACTCGGTCGGCATCCGGTCGGACGGTTCTGCACTGGCCGCGGGGAACAACCGACGAGGGCAGTGTGCCGTTGAAGGGTGGCATGACCTGGCCGCCATTTCGGCCGGGTATCTCCATACCGTCGGCCTCAGAGCTGACGGGCGGGCAGTAGCGACCGGAGACCAGGCAACCGGGGCGTGTGAGGTCGACGAGTGGGAAGACGTGGTGGCGCTCGGCGCAGGCAGCTACCACACCGTCGGGGTCACTGCGTCCGGACGGGTCCTCGCAGCGGGAGACAACAGCTACGGACAGTGCGAAGTCGGCGGCTGGCGCGACATTGTCGCCGTGGCGGCCGGTTCTACGCACACTCTCGGCCTGCGTGCCAACGGCACGGTCGTGACCGTAGGGAACAATGCCGACGGACAGCGCGAAGTCGATGACTGGTCCGGAGTCCACCTTCCATAA
- the istB gene encoding IS21-like element helper ATPase IstB, giving the protein MTAPVMDPVEVVTQTPPTPLPPPPTAPPIPPELESVLRRMRFPYLRRAAPEVLATARSQRWDPAEVVRILLEEEIKGRDAATRRNHRKQAQLPSGKTFESWKEDISSIPVPTQHALMTLEWIGRAENLAAAGPSGTGKSHLAEALANKAIDEGMKVAWFTLESLTAHLGRAVVDNTVSKAVAKITRCDLIVVDDIGMLPCGQAAAEAFYRVIDAAYERRSVIVTSNLHPSGFDSIMPKTLATAAVDRLLHHAHIVLTEGSSLRLTQATTGQGVQPLITAN; this is encoded by the coding sequence ATGACAGCCCCCGTGATGGATCCCGTCGAGGTCGTCACCCAGACGCCCCCGACACCGCTTCCCCCGCCGCCGACGGCCCCGCCGATCCCGCCCGAGCTGGAGTCCGTCCTTCGGCGCATGCGTTTTCCCTACCTCCGCAGGGCCGCCCCCGAAGTCCTCGCGACCGCGAGATCACAACGGTGGGACCCCGCTGAAGTGGTCCGCATCCTGCTGGAGGAAGAGATCAAGGGCCGCGACGCGGCCACCAGACGCAACCACCGCAAGCAGGCTCAACTCCCCTCGGGCAAGACCTTCGAGTCGTGGAAGGAGGACATCTCCTCCATCCCCGTCCCAACCCAGCACGCGTTGATGACGCTGGAGTGGATCGGCCGGGCGGAGAACTTGGCGGCCGCCGGCCCCAGCGGCACGGGCAAAAGCCACCTGGCCGAAGCACTCGCCAACAAGGCCATCGACGAAGGGATGAAAGTCGCCTGGTTCACCCTCGAATCCCTCACCGCCCACCTCGGCCGGGCCGTCGTCGACAACACCGTCTCCAAGGCCGTCGCGAAGATCACCCGATGTGATCTGATCGTCGTGGATGACATTGGCATGCTGCCCTGCGGCCAGGCCGCCGCCGAAGCCTTCTACCGCGTCATCGACGCCGCCTACGAACGCCGTTCGGTCATCGTGACCTCGAACCTTCATCCCTCAGGATTCGATTCGATCATGCCCAAGACACTGGCCACCGCCGCTGTCGATCGCCTCCTGCACCACGCTCACATCGTGCTGACCGAAGGCTCCTCACTCCGCCTCACCCAGGCCACCACCGGCCAGGGAGTCCAACCTCTCATCACCGCCAACTGA
- a CDS encoding ScbA/BarX family gamma-butyrolactone biosynthesis protein translates to MSDTMHVRGAVTSTSPHRLCRPAAQEPHSGARVAREFVHRLSVDDILITSWQRVDDRHFSVSARWPHDHGYFTPRPLILTAETIRQAGLLLSHAELGVPVGHHFILEDLAFTMHPERLDTDTGPTLLRIDVVCGNLRMRAGMLASGRFGMTAHTPGGIVATGHSHVTVASPAAYRRIRGERLTARHTPGLLPIPIPPQLTGSDTEHEVLLSPAGGPNRWLLRIAPGHAAVVKPTSDHVPGMVLVDAALQAAYALTAPDRFVPHTLGTEFHRYAEHGTPCVLEARRVPLPGTTTVQVTGVQDGETVFVSTFTAPDGRG, encoded by the coding sequence ATGAGCGACACGATGCACGTCAGAGGCGCGGTTACGTCCACGTCCCCACATCGGTTGTGCCGGCCAGCTGCCCAGGAGCCCCACTCCGGCGCTCGTGTTGCGCGCGAATTCGTGCACCGTCTCAGCGTCGACGACATTTTGATCACCTCCTGGCAACGGGTGGATGATCGCCACTTCTCGGTCAGCGCCCGGTGGCCGCACGACCATGGGTACTTCACCCCCCGCCCGCTCATCCTCACCGCCGAGACCATCCGTCAGGCCGGGCTGCTGCTCTCGCATGCCGAACTGGGCGTCCCGGTGGGCCACCACTTCATACTCGAAGATCTCGCTTTCACCATGCATCCCGAGCGGCTCGACACCGACACCGGTCCGACACTGCTGAGGATCGACGTCGTATGCGGCAACCTCCGAATGCGGGCCGGCATGTTGGCCAGCGGCCGCTTCGGCATGACCGCGCATACACCGGGCGGGATTGTCGCGACCGGGCACTCCCACGTCACCGTCGCGTCCCCCGCTGCCTACCGTCGGATCCGTGGCGAGCGGCTGACCGCCCGGCACACCCCCGGACTTCTCCCCATCCCCATTCCACCCCAGCTGACGGGCAGCGACACCGAGCACGAGGTCCTGCTCTCGCCCGCAGGGGGACCCAACCGTTGGCTACTGCGCATAGCCCCCGGCCATGCCGCGGTCGTGAAGCCGACGAGCGATCACGTCCCGGGCATGGTGCTGGTTGATGCTGCGCTGCAGGCCGCGTACGCCCTGACTGCACCCGACCGCTTCGTCCCGCACACCCTCGGCACCGAGTTCCACCGCTACGCCGAGCATGGCACCCCCTGCGTCCTTGAGGCCCGCCGCGTGCCGCTGCCCGGCACCACCACGGTGCAGGTCACCGGCGTTCAAGATGGCGAGACAGTGTTCGTGTCCACCTTCACAGCGCCAGATGGACGCGGCTGA
- a CDS encoding IS5 family transposase, which translates to MVATETRGGRKPWEVDDGLWERIERLLPVIEWRFRYPGRRRLDGRRVLCGILFVLYTGIPCRYLPQELGFGSGMTCWRRLREWNEAGVWQRLHELLLAELRAAGRLDLSRAPVDSSHLRAMKDGAATGPFPVDRGETGSKHHVIVEAHGISLAVTLTGGNRNDVTQLIPLVRAVPPIRGKRGQPLRRPKHLYADRGYDHESYRDQVRRFEITPHIARRGTEHGSGLGVHRWVVEGAIALLHWFRRLRIRWEIRVHGHRPVWVSGQFGSCWADSSSPVAV; encoded by the coding sequence GTGGTTGCGACCGAGACCCGTGGTGGGCGCAAGCCGTGGGAGGTAGACGATGGGCTGTGGGAGCGCATCGAGCGGCTGTTACCGGTGATTGAGTGGCGCTTCCGGTACCCGGGGCGTCGTCGGCTCGATGGCCGGCGGGTTCTGTGCGGCATCCTGTTCGTGCTCTACACCGGCATCCCCTGCCGCTACCTCCCGCAGGAACTCGGCTTCGGCTCCGGGATGACCTGCTGGAGGCGACTGCGGGAGTGGAACGAGGCCGGGGTCTGGCAGCGCCTGCATGAGTTGCTGCTGGCTGAACTGCGGGCGGCCGGCAGATTGGATCTGTCCCGGGCGCCGGTCGACTCGAGCCATCTGCGGGCGATGAAAGATGGTGCGGCGACCGGCCCGTTTCCGGTGGACCGGGGCGAGACCGGCAGCAAGCACCACGTGATCGTCGAGGCTCACGGTATCTCGCTGGCCGTCACTCTGACTGGCGGCAACCGCAACGACGTGACCCAGCTGATCCCACTGGTCCGAGCCGTCCCGCCGATCCGAGGCAAACGCGGCCAACCGCTGCGCCGCCCGAAGCACCTCTACGCCGACCGCGGCTACGACCACGAGAGCTACCGAGACCAGGTCCGACGGTTCGAAATCACCCCGCACATCGCCCGACGCGGCACCGAACACGGCTCCGGACTCGGCGTCCATCGCTGGGTCGTGGAAGGCGCCATCGCACTACTGCACTGGTTCCGCCGCCTACGCATCCGCTGGGAGATCCGTGTCCACGGACATCGGCCCGTCTGGGTGAGCGGTCAGTTCGGGTCTTGCTGGGCGGACAGCTCATCTCCCGTCGCGGTATGA